A part of Xenopus tropicalis strain Nigerian chromosome 4, UCB_Xtro_10.0, whole genome shotgun sequence genomic DNA contains:
- the ccnb1.2 gene encoding cyclin B1 has translation MSLRITRNMMANAENNVKTTVAGKRVVATKPVLRPRTALGDIGNKAELKVPAKKELKPAVKAIKKVKPVDKVLEPLKVREENVCPKPAQVEPSSPSPMETSGCLPDELCQAFSDVLIQVKDVDADDDGNPMLCSEYVKDIYCYLRSLENAQAVRQNYLHGQEVTGNMRAILIDWLVQVQMKFRLLQETMFMTVGIIDRFLQDHPVPKNQLQLVGVTAMFLAAKYEEMYPPEIGDFTFVTDHTYTKAQIRDMEMKVLRVLKFAIGRPLPLHFLRRASKIGEVTAEQHSLAKYLMELVMVDYDMVHYSPSQIAAAASCLSLKILNTGEWTPTMHHYMAYFEDDLVPVMQHMAKNIIKVNKGLTKHLTVKNKYASSKQMKISMIPQLRSDVVVELARPLM, from the exons ATGTCGCTGCGTATCACCAGA AACATGATGGCAAATGCAGAAAACAATGTGAAAACCACTGTAGCTGGAAAGAGGGTTGTTGCAACCAAACCAGTTTTGAGGCCTCGTACAGCTTTGGGAGACATAGGAAACAAGGCCGAGCTAAAAGTTCCAGCAAAAAAG GAACTGAAGCCAGCAGTAAAAGCTATCAAGAAGGTAAAACCTGTGGACAAAGTGTTGGAGCCCCTGAAAGTTAGAGAAGAGAATGTTTGCCCCAAACCTGCTCAG GTTGAACCTAGCTCACCAAGCCCAATGGAAACATCTGGTTGCCTCCCTGATGAGCTCTGCCAGGCCTTCTCTGATGTCTTGATTCAAGTTAAAGATGTTGATGCTGATGATGATGGCAATCCAATGCTGTGCAGTGAATATGTGAAGGACATTTACTGTTACCTGAGGAGCCTGGAg AATGCACAAGCAGTCAGACAAAACTACCTACATGGACAGGAAGTCACAGGCAACATGCGTGCCATATTGATTGACTGGCTGGTCCAGGTGCAAATGAAATTTCGTCTGCTGCAGGAGACTATGTTCATGACTGTTGGCATAATTGATCGCTTTCTGCAG GACCATCCAGTTCCTAAAAACCAACTGCAGCTTGTGGGGGTCACAGCTATGTTCCTTGCTGCTAAATATGAAGAGATGTACCCACCAGAAATCGGAGACTTTACATTTGTAACTGATCACACATACACAAAGGCTCAAATTAGGGACATGGAAATGAAGGTGCTTCGGGTGCTTAAGTTTGCAATAGGCCGACCATTACCTCTGCACTTTCTTCGGAGAGCTTCTAAGATTGGAGAG gtgactGCTGAACAGCACAGTTTGGCTAAATATTTAATGGAACTTGTAATGGTGGATTATGATATGGTGCATTACTCGCCTTCCCAAATAGCAGCTGCTGCCTCTTGCTTGTCTCTTAAAATCTTGAATACGGGTGAATGG ACACCAACAATGCATCATTATATGGCTTACTTTGAAGATGATCTTGTCCCTGTTATGCAACATATGGCCAAGAACATCATTAAGGTGAACAAGGGACTGACCAAACACCTG ACTGTTAAGAACAAATATGCCAGCAGCAAACAAATGAAGATCAGCATGATCCCCCAGCTGAGATCAGATGTTGTTGTGGAATTGGCCCGCCCACTCATGTGA